The Vicinamibacteria bacterium DNA segment TTTCCCGGGTCGCGCCCGAGCTTCTCGAGTGGCTCGAAGCTCACGCCGAGAATGTGGCGAGCTTCGACCCCTATCGTCGGGAGAGCCAGGCGATGCCATTCTTCTTCGGCTCGGACGCGTTCTACATTCCTTACGCCGGCTTCGAGGCCGTGGTCAGGGGAGGCCCCCTCGTGCGTGTGTGGGAGCTGCCCGGTTCTTGAATGGTCCGCAGGGACGAGCAGGCTGATGAAAAAGGACAACTCAGCCTGCCGAGCGGTGGCCAAAACGTCTGCCGCGAGATCGGCGCGCAGCGCCGCAGAGGCCGAGCCGTGGCGGCCGGTCGATCACAGGTCCCGCCACGGCATTGAGTACTCAGAGGCAGAAAAGAAGTCAGCGCGAGCGTGACTTCAGTGCCGCCACGAACGCGGCCACGCGTGCTCGATGCTCGTCGTCGAGAGACTGGCCGGGGCGTCGGGGCGAGCCGACGTCCAAGCCCCATGCCGAGACTCCCGCTTTGATGACTCCGGTAGGGTTCGAGCTGCTGCGAAGGAGATCCCAAAGAGGCAGAATCTCCTCGTAGTAGATGCGCCGCGCAAGAACGAGATCACATTGCGCGATCACGGCATGGAGTAGCTCCTTGCCCGAGCGAGGCACGATGTTGAGGATTCCCGTGATCCACGTGTCGACACCCAGGGCGAAGGACTCGAGAGCGGTCGAGGGGGCGCCGCAAATGACACGCAAGCGATCGCCCACTTCACGATGAATCTGGTGCACACGGCTGGCGTCACCGGTGCTCTCCTTGACGTAGCGAACGGGAACGATCTCGGCAAGCCGTGCGAGAAGCGAAGGCGCGAGATCGACGCCGGTGAGAGACGGGTAGTTGAAAAGGACTATGGGAAGAGACGTGCTGGCCCCGAGATCGGCGTAGAAGCCGATGACGTCATCATGCGATCGGCCGGAGTAGAGCTCGGAGAGAATGGGCGCGGCCATGATGGCTGCCGCGCCTCTTGCTTCGGCGGCACGCGCGAGCTCCATCGCCTTCCGGGTCGTCGCGCTGAGGATCGCGGGAACGACGGGAACTCGACCTGCCGCCGCCTCGATCACGGTGTCCCAGACCGCCAGCGTCTCGCTTTCCTCGAGAAGAAGGCCTTCGCCAGTGAGCGCGGTCGCCATCAGGCCATCCACCTCGTCTGAGACGAGGTGGGCGGCAAGGGCGGCCAATACCCCATGATCCACGGAGTCGTCGTCGCGAAACGGAGTGATTAGCGGAACGATGATTCCGCTCAATTGTGTCGGCATCGGTGCCCGCACATTATTTCAAGAATCGCTTGCAGAGCGCGACGGCGCCACTACCGGCGCGGACGCAGCAACGGCGACGAAGCCGCTACACTGGAAGCGGAGGATCAATCCCATGCGTATCCCGCTCTGCTTTGCCATTATTCTCGCCTCGGTTCACTCCCTGTTTGCGCAAGCCGAAGCGCCGCTCCCCGTCAGGAAGGTCGTTCTGTACAAGAACGGGGTCGGCTACTTCGAGCACCGGGGCCAGACCCGCGGTGAAAGCGCCGTCGCCATCGAGCTTCCGAGCGCGCAGCTAGACGACGTGTTGAAGTCGCTCACGGTCATCGATCTCGGGGAGGGCGGTCAGGTGGCCGGGGTCAGCTATACGACGCTCGCCCCCCTGGACCGCAGGCTCGAGGCGATGGCCCTCGATCTCACTTCGGCGGACGGTCTCACGTACTTCTTGAATCAGATCAAGGGCGCCCGGGTCGAGATCCAAACCGGCGACGGAGTCGCGTCCGGCAAACTGATGAGCGCGGAAGTGAAGAGGCGGGAGCTAGGCTCTAACGGAACCATCGAAAGGACGCAAGCGCTCGTCTTTACCTCCCAGGGGCAAGTGCGGGCGCTCGAGCTCGGCTCTGCGGCTTCGATTCGCCTGCTCGACTCCGAGCTTTCGTCGCAGGTCTCACGCTACCTCGATCTTCTTCGCACCGCCCACGAGCGGGACGTCAGGCGACTCGAGATCGAGACTCTTGGACCCGGCCAGCGCTCGCTCCAGGTCAGCTACACCTCCGAAGCGCCGATCTGGAAGACGACTTATCGCCTCGCCCTCGAAGAGGGAGCGAAACCTCTGCTCCAGGGGTGGGCGATCGTGGACAACGTGAGCGCCATGGACTGGGACGGCGTCGAGCTGTCTCTCGTTGCCGGCGCGCCGGTGAGCTTCGTTCAAAACCTCTCGCAGCCGGTCTACTCGAGACGGCCGACGGTTCCCCTTCCCGCGGGCCTGCAGGTCGCGCCGCAAACGCATGGGATGGCGTTCGACGTCGCGGGGGAGCGTACGCGGATCGCGGGAACGGTCGTGGACCCGACGGGAGGGGTGCTCCCTGGTGCTGAAGTTCAGGCATTCGACCGCGCCGGAGAATCCGTGAGCAAGGCCGTCACCGACGAAGATGGCCGATTCGTTCTTTCGGTGCCCCCGGGAGTGTATCGCGTTTCCGCGAGCCTGGCAGGCCTAACGACGCATGAGTACCGCGAAGTGAACGTTTCACCCGGAAGGACACGGCAACTCGACTTTCGACTTGATTTGGATAGCGTCAGCGAGACGGTGACCGTTACTGGAGAGTCCCCACTGCTCGAACCCGCCGAGCGGATGAAAAGGGAACGAGGATTCCCCGGCGGTATCGTGGGTGGTGTCCCGTCCTCGCCGCCTCCCCCGGCCCCGATCTCTCGTGCCCTTCGCGAAAGCCGCGTCGAGGCCGCCCAGGCGTCCTCCCTAGGAGACCAGTTCGAGTATCGGCTTCCTCATCCCGTCAACATCGGGCGCAACCGATCGGCACTCCTCCCCATCGTCCAGACCGAGATCCCCGGAGAAAAGGTATCGATATACAACGAACGCAGCGGCGACCCGCGGCCACGCCTCGCCGTTTCGCTCGTGAACGAGACCGGCCTCACCCTCGACGCGGGGAGTTTCACCGTCCTC contains these protein-coding regions:
- a CDS encoding dihydrodipicolinate synthase family protein; translation: MPTQLSGIIVPLITPFRDDDSVDHGVLAALAAHLVSDEVDGLMATALTGEGLLLEESETLAVWDTVIEAAAGRVPVVPAILSATTRKAMELARAAEARGAAAIMAAPILSELYSGRSHDDVIGFYADLGASTSLPIVLFNYPSLTGVDLAPSLLARLAEIVPVRYVKESTGDASRVHQIHREVGDRLRVICGAPSTALESFALGVDTWITGILNIVPRSGKELLHAVIAQCDLVLARRIYYEEILPLWDLLRSSSNPTGVIKAGVSAWGLDVGSPRRPGQSLDDEHRARVAAFVAALKSRSR
- a CDS encoding carboxypeptidase-like regulatory domain-containing protein; protein product: MRIPLCFAIILASVHSLFAQAEAPLPVRKVVLYKNGVGYFEHRGQTRGESAVAIELPSAQLDDVLKSLTVIDLGEGGQVAGVSYTTLAPLDRRLEAMALDLTSADGLTYFLNQIKGARVEIQTGDGVASGKLMSAEVKRRELGSNGTIERTQALVFTSQGQVRALELGSAASIRLLDSELSSQVSRYLDLLRTAHERDVRRLEIETLGPGQRSLQVSYTSEAPIWKTTYRLALEEGAKPLLQGWAIVDNVSAMDWDGVELSLVAGAPVSFVQNLSQPVYSRRPTVPLPAGLQVAPQTHGMAFDVAGERTRIAGTVVDPTGGVLPGAEVQAFDRAGESVSKAVTDEDGRFVLSVPPGVYRVSASLAGLTTHEYREVNVSPGRTRQLDFRLDLDSVSETVTVTGESPLLEPAERMKRERGFPGGIVGGVPSSPPPPAPISRALRESRVEAAQASSLGDQFEYRLPHPVNIGRNRSALLPIVQTEIPGEKVSIYNERSGDPRPRLAVSLVNETGLTLDAGSFTVL